In a genomic window of Neisseria flavescens:
- a CDS encoding type 4a pilus biogenesis protein PilO, giving the protein MASKNLKQLDVQNLYLLNMPLKLLLGGLLIVGMLALGYVGVFKDQIETLNTQEAKEAELKETFKRKSIQAASLNNLKAELASIRSAFDVLLKQLPTDAEIPNLIQELHQAGSTNGLRLDSVAPLQPENDGPIQKLPYQISITGKYSQISQFTRDVGDLSRIITLDSLKLVKAGEDKEGKGNKGGLTLSAIATTYKARPAEEIAAELAAQQAQEEGKPAENEQK; this is encoded by the coding sequence ATGGCATCTAAAAACCTGAAACAATTGGACGTACAAAACCTGTACCTGCTCAATATGCCTTTAAAACTTTTGCTGGGAGGTTTGTTGATTGTCGGTATGTTGGCTTTGGGCTATGTCGGCGTATTTAAAGATCAGATTGAAACCTTAAATACGCAGGAAGCCAAAGAAGCAGAGCTGAAGGAAACCTTTAAGCGTAAAAGCATTCAGGCGGCAAGCTTGAACAATCTAAAGGCTGAATTGGCTTCGATTCGTTCTGCATTTGACGTTTTGTTGAAACAACTGCCGACCGATGCGGAAATTCCGAACCTGATTCAAGAGCTGCATCAGGCAGGTTCAACCAACGGACTGCGTTTGGACAGCGTTGCACCGCTCCAACCCGAAAACGATGGTCCGATTCAAAAACTGCCGTATCAGATTTCCATCACAGGCAAATACTCACAGATCAGCCAATTTACCCGTGATGTAGGCGATTTGTCGCGCATTATTACGTTAGATTCTTTGAAACTCGTGAAGGCAGGCGAGGACAAAGAAGGCAAAGGCAATAAAGGCGGGTTGACACTGAGCGCGATTGCGACGACTTACAAAGCCCGTCCTGCCGAAGAGATTGCTGCCGAATTGGCTGCGCAACAGGCACAAGAAGAAGGCAAACCTGCCGAGAATGAGCAAAAATAA